A genome region from Nodosilinea sp. FACHB-141 includes the following:
- a CDS encoding DUF4079 domain-containing protein codes for MVSSIRGFLQPIADFFAGFGTPEPIVHWGHPAMMGIVIFVMGSFTAYMGWKGRIGDDDAEKKAENRHTHKRLALWMFTFISLGYTGGVLSLVMQEKDIFQSPHFWTGSLVIALLALNGAISITKFGGGKDSLRTAHAYLGSFALAVMFVHAFLGLRLGLSI; via the coding sequence ATGGTTTCTAGCATTCGTGGGTTCTTACAGCCCATTGCCGACTTTTTTGCTGGGTTTGGCACCCCCGAGCCGATTGTGCACTGGGGCCACCCAGCGATGATGGGCATTGTGATTTTTGTGATGGGTAGCTTTACCGCCTATATGGGCTGGAAGGGCCGCATCGGCGACGATGACGCAGAGAAAAAAGCCGAAAACCGCCACACCCACAAGCGCCTGGCTCTGTGGATGTTTACCTTTATTAGCTTGGGTTATACCGGTGGGGTGCTGTCGCTGGTGATGCAAGAAAAAGACATCTTCCAAAGCCCCCACTTTTGGACGGGCAGTCTGGTGATCGCACTACTAGCCCTCAACGGAGCCATCTCGATCACCAAGTTTGGCGGCGGCAAAGATTCTCTGCGCACCGCCCACGCCTACCTGGGCAGTTTTGCTCTGGCGGTAATGTTTGTCCACGCCTTTTTGGGTTTACGCCTGGGCCTGTCGATCTAG
- a CDS encoding Lrp/AsnC family transcriptional regulator encodes MELDGLDIKTLFLLCQRGRMTWAELASQLGLSAPAAADRVKRLEERGIITGYSAQLDAEALGLNLTAFIAVTLDQPHHREGFLTAVQATAEILECHHVTGDDDYLLKVRCCHTRALEALITQGLKAIAGVVKTRTLIVLSTVKETQVPSLDHLRDS; translated from the coding sequence ATGGAACTAGATGGCCTTGACATCAAAACTCTATTCCTTCTCTGCCAGCGAGGGCGCATGACCTGGGCTGAGCTAGCGAGTCAGCTGGGGCTGTCGGCTCCAGCGGCGGCCGATCGCGTCAAACGCCTCGAAGAGCGCGGCATAATCACGGGCTACAGTGCCCAGCTCGACGCCGAAGCCCTGGGACTAAATTTGACTGCATTCATTGCCGTGACGCTCGACCAACCTCACCACCGCGAGGGCTTCTTAACCGCAGTGCAGGCTACAGCCGAAATTTTGGAATGCCACCACGTCACCGGTGACGACGACTACCTATTGAAGGTTCGCTGCTGTCACACTCGCGCCCTAGAGGCCTTGATTACTCAAGGACTGAAGGCGATCGCAGGCGTAGTCAAAACTCGCACCCTGATTGTGCTCTCCACAGTGAAAGAGACTCAGGTGCCATCACTGGATCATTTGCGAGATTCCTAA